The following proteins are co-located in the Paenibacillus sp. JNUCC32 genome:
- a CDS encoding branched-chain amino acid aminotransferase — MTYAISVELTTTPKEKPSHHKQAFGTVFTDHMFILDYDAGKGWHDPRVVPYQPIELDPAAKVFHYGQTVFEGLKAYLTEDQRILMFRPNKNIQRLNLSNQRLSIPTLDEGLVMEALKQLVLVDRDWIPSEPGTSLYIRPFVIATEPVLGVAPSLQYKFMIILSVVGSYYAEGINPVSIYVEPKYVRAVAGGVGNAKTAGNYAAGLKAQDEATLKGYSQVLWLDGVHRKYIEEVGSMNVFFKIGDKVITPALNGSILDGVTRNSVIQLLQHWNIPVEERALSIDEIVEAHRSGLLTEAFGTGTAAVISPIGSLEWQEEQLVIGEGATGELSKRVYDAITGIQLGTVEDPFGWTVELPLS, encoded by the coding sequence TTACGGATCATATGTTTATTCTGGACTACGATGCCGGCAAAGGCTGGCACGACCCGCGCGTCGTCCCGTACCAGCCGATCGAGCTTGATCCTGCCGCCAAAGTATTTCACTACGGCCAGACCGTATTCGAAGGCCTGAAGGCTTACCTGACGGAAGATCAGCGGATCCTCATGTTCCGTCCGAACAAAAATATTCAGCGGCTGAACCTGTCCAACCAGCGCCTGAGCATTCCGACATTGGACGAAGGGCTTGTGATGGAAGCACTCAAGCAGCTCGTGCTCGTGGATCGCGACTGGATTCCTTCCGAGCCGGGCACATCGCTCTATATCCGTCCGTTTGTCATCGCAACCGAGCCCGTGCTCGGCGTAGCGCCGTCGCTGCAATACAAGTTTATGATCATCCTGTCGGTGGTCGGTTCGTATTATGCGGAAGGCATCAATCCGGTCAGCATCTACGTGGAGCCGAAATACGTGCGTGCCGTTGCCGGGGGCGTGGGCAATGCCAAGACGGCCGGCAACTATGCGGCAGGTTTGAAAGCGCAGGATGAAGCCACCCTCAAGGGATATTCGCAGGTGCTGTGGCTCGATGGCGTGCACCGCAAATATATCGAGGAAGTCGGCAGCATGAACGTGTTCTTCAAGATCGGCGATAAGGTGATAACGCCTGCGCTGAACGGAAGCATCCTGGATGGGGTTACCCGGAACTCCGTCATCCAGCTGCTGCAGCATTGGAACATCCCCGTGGAGGAGCGGGCCCTTTCCATCGATGAAATCGTGGAGGCTCACCGCAGCGGCTTGTTGACCGAGGCTTTCGGCACCGGCACGGCAGCGGTGATATCGCCGATCGGTTCACTGGAATGGCAGGAGGAGCAATTGGTGATTGGCGAGGGAGCGACCGGCGAGCTTTCCAAACGCGTTTATGATGCCATCACGGGCATCCAGCTCGGAACCGTTGAGGATCCGTTCGGCTGGACGGTTGAACTTCCATTATCTTAA
- a CDS encoding AraC family transcriptional regulator: MNRPQSVVPDAIDFTNAAFPFTASTTHGIFAGAQRLHWHHALELNYIQGGTGFILINGMKLPFRQGDIIFINSNDLHRAYETENLVMDVIMFEPSLLSIDLKFDPDLMAPFRSLGNVDRQSSVHDELARLLRRMMEEYEARGTSYMSLIRSDLIRFLSLANRHLSSPAQEHRPIKGRGMHALKEVLRTMELHLDYGWTLQELSDLTHLSPSRFSALFQQAVGTSPHHYLIQLRLTHAVHLLETTDQKIIEIAETCGFRNLSNFNRLFKQHVGSSPSEVRERAYAGSPMIPSATSSKKQ; the protein is encoded by the coding sequence GTGAATCGTCCGCAAAGCGTCGTTCCGGACGCCATAGATTTTACGAACGCTGCCTTTCCGTTTACCGCGTCGACCACGCACGGCATATTCGCCGGAGCCCAGCGCCTGCATTGGCATCATGCGTTGGAGCTTAACTATATTCAAGGCGGAACCGGTTTTATTCTGATCAACGGGATGAAGCTCCCGTTTCGGCAGGGGGATATCATATTCATCAACAGCAATGATTTGCACCGCGCGTATGAGACCGAGAACCTGGTCATGGACGTCATTATGTTCGAGCCTTCCCTGCTGTCCATCGATCTCAAGTTCGATCCGGACCTGATGGCTCCCTTCCGCTCGCTCGGAAACGTAGACAGGCAATCTTCGGTGCACGATGAACTGGCCCGGCTGCTTCGGCGCATGATGGAGGAGTATGAAGCCCGGGGGACCTCTTATATGAGCCTGATCCGTTCGGATCTCATTCGTTTCCTGAGCTTGGCGAACCGTCATCTGTCGTCTCCGGCTCAGGAGCACAGGCCGATCAAGGGCAGGGGGATGCACGCGTTAAAAGAAGTCCTGCGCACGATGGAGCTTCATCTGGACTACGGCTGGACGCTGCAGGAGCTGTCGGATTTAACGCATCTGAGCCCTTCCCGGTTCAGCGCCCTGTTCCAGCAGGCGGTCGGAACCTCACCGCATCATTATCTGATCCAGCTGCGCTTGACCCATGCGGTGCACCTGCTGGAGACGACGGACCAGAAGATTATCGAGATCGCGGAAACCTGCGGGTTCCGGAATCTGTCCAATTTCAATCGTCTGTTCAAGCAGCATGTCGGGTCTTCGCCAAGCGAGGTCCGGGAGCGCGCTTATGCAGGCAGTCCCATGATCCCCTCCGCCACGAGTTCCAAGAAACAGTAA